The following proteins are encoded in a genomic region of Sphaeramia orbicularis chromosome 2, fSphaOr1.1, whole genome shotgun sequence:
- the slitrk6 gene encoding SLIT and NTRK-like protein 6 has translation MQPCFLFVGLFLTVARSQDIHPSQASSSISESCDSLCSCEGKDGILHLNCEERNISKISQIKVPSGVPFHLNLYRNDLVELRAEEMEGLKNALSLHIGGNSIQELEPGVFSTLGSLKKLHINSNFLVTLKEDTFQGLVNLEFLQADTNFIRVIEPGAFNKLIRLKVLILNDNSIEFLPSNIFRFVPLTHLDLRGNKLQTLPYVGFLEHIGRIMELLLEDNDWVCDCDILHLKIWMENMRAQSAIGDVVCSRPHHLKGTILAKVKRDVLCPSHADINLEEPSKSLDMVVTPSSKVAQIPKQTDAKDDAKVPTPSHIPGSPCVEHCSCHNHPVAGFLMHCQDRGIQKVSDIGILQQSPTKLVMTGNMIQKLLKYDFVTYDSLELLNLANNRIDYIDNETFLSLGSLKKLYLNGNRIEKLFSTMFVGLHNLEYLYLEYNLIKEIAPGTFNPLPNLKLLSLNNNLLSSLPAQIFRNVPLTKLNLRKNLLMHLPVSNVLDQLDSLEQIYLEDNPWDCSCDLLSLKQWVEKLRKDTVVGSILCHSPKKLMQSELRSLRHEVLCPSLGTFYPSEEESVTATLGPDNGGRGLLSSLTGTVPLSVLILSLLVFVLMIIFCSAGLVVFVVHRRRRKAKKKAAEEQPRENSSSSPIHLHYSMYGQKTTHHTLTQRTGSATLYEERSHSPIVQICRNPTYCAQHKERDTDLDYNLEEPIIKHQVCRSIMEKENTSPLTGNPGSKFRPMTGECPAEFVTLGNPNSLYRNILEREKELQQLGITEYLRKNIPQLQSAVDMQVPGHQEELKLMETIMYSRPRKVMLEQTKNEYFELKANLHTEPDYLEVLEHQTAFN, from the coding sequence ATGCAGCCCTGTTTCCTTTTCGTCGGTTTGTTTCTGACAGTGGCCAGATCCCAAGATATCCATCCCTCACAGGCATCATCCTCTATTAGCGAGTCTTGTGACTCGTTGTGCTCCTGCGAGGGGAAAGACGGCATCCTTCATCTTAACTGCGAGGAGAGAAACATAAGCAAAATCTCCCAAATCAAAGTCCCGTCAGGTGTGCCCTTCCACCTAAACCTTTACAGAAATGACTTGGTCGAGCTCCGCGCCGAGGAAATGGAAGGGCTTAAAAATGCCCTTTCGCTGCACATCGGGGGTAATAGCATACAAGAGTTGGAACCAGGGGTCTTTAGCACTCTCggttcactgaaaaaactccaCATAAATAGCAATTTCCTCGTCACCCTGAAAGAGGACACTTTTCAAGGCCTGGTGAATTTGGAGTTTCTCCAAGCTGACACGAATTTCATTCGGGTCATCGAGCCGGGAGCCTTCAACAAACTCATCCGCCTTAAGGTCCTCATCCTCAACGATAATTCCATCGAGTTTTTACCCAGCAACATTTTCCGCTTCGTGCCCCTTACCCACCTGGACTTGCGGGGCAATAAGCTTCAAACGCTGCCCTACGTGGGGTTTTTAGAGCACATAGGACGGATAATGGAACTTCTCCTAGAGGACAACGACTGGGTCTGCGACTGTGATATTTTACATTTAAAGATCTGGATGGAAAACATGCGGGCCCAGTCGGCTATCGGAGACGTGGTCTGCAGCAGACCGCATCACCTAAAGGGGACTATTCTCGCTAAAGTCAAGCGAGACGTTCTCTGCCCGTCCCATGCAGATATTAACCTAGAGGAGCCTTCCAAGTCACTGGATATGGTCGTTACTCCCTCATCCAAGGTGGCTCAGATTCCGAAGCAGACCGACGCCAAAGATGACGCCAAGGTTCCCACTCCGTCTCACATTCCCGGCAGTCCCTGTGTGGAGCACTGTTCCTGCCATAATCACCCTGTGGCTGGGTTTTTGATGCATTGTCAGGACAGAGGAATTCAAAAGGTCTCGGATATCGGAATACTTCAGCAGAGCCCCACTAAACTGGTGATGACAGGTAATATGATTCAGAAGCTCCTGAAATACGATTTTGTCACATATGATAGTCTGGAATTGCTCAACTTGGCGAACAACAGAATTGACTACATAGATAATGAAACTTTCCTCAGCTTGGGCAGTTTGAAAAAACTCTACTTGAATGGGAACAGAATTGAAAAACTGTTTTCCACAATGTTTGTGGGTCTCCACAACCTTGAATACCTGTATCTGGAATACAACCTTATCAAAGAGATTGCTCCAGGCACATTTAATCCCCTGCCAAACCTGAAGCTGTTGTCATTAAATAACAACTTGCTCAGCTCTCTCCCTGCACAGATATTTCGCAACGTGCCCCTCACCAAATTAAACCTGAGGAAAAATCTACTTATGCACCTGCCAGTGAGCAACGTGCTTGATCAACTCGACTCACTAGAACAGATTTATTTAGAGGACAACCCCTGGGACTGCAGCTGTGACTTACTCAGCCTCAAACAATGGGTTGAGAAACTTCGAAAGGATACGGTGGTGGGTTCCATTTTGTGTCACAGTCCAAAGAAACTGATGCAGTCTGAGTTAAGGAGCCTCCGTCATGAGGTGCTTTGTCCCAGTTTAGGGACTTTTTACCCCAGCGAGGAGGAAAGCGTAACAGCTACACTGGGTCCGGACAACGGCGGCAGGGGTTTGTTGAGTTCTCTGACGGGCACTGTCCCGCTCTCGGTGCTCATCTTGAGCCTCCTTGTGTTTGTCCTGATGATTATTTTCTGCTCGGCCGGGTTAGTTGTGTTTGTTGTGCACCGTCGAAGGAGAAAGGCGAAGAAAAAAGCAGCAGAGGAGCAGCCTagagaaaacagcagcagcagtcctATTCACTTGCATTACAGCATGTACGGACAAAAGACGACACACCACACTCTGACTCAAAGAACAGGGTCTGCGACTTTGTACGAAGAGAGATCACATAGTCCCATTGTACAGATCTGTCGCAACCCCACCTACTGCGCCCAACACAAGGAACGTGACACAGATTTGGATTACAACCTGGAAGAACCCATCATCAAGCATCAAGTCTGCCGGAGTATCATGGAAAAAGAGAACACGTCTCCGCTCACGGGAAATCCCGGTTCTAAGTTCAGACCGATGACTGGAGAATGCCCCGCGGAGTTTGTCACCCTCGGGAATCCAAACTCCTTGTATAGGAACATTCTAGAGAGGGAGAAGGAACTGCAGCAGCTTGGAATAACAGAATACCTAAGGAAAAACATTCCCCAGCTTCAATCTGCTGTAG